A single genomic interval of Salinarchaeum sp. IM2453 harbors:
- a CDS encoding acyl-CoA synthetase, whose translation MRANYRQAVDGFEWDIPESCAIPSVINSHAEEFGDRIAVHFLDEDDNQDKRTYADIRDGMNKFANGLEEMGIKEGDRVMHLFPRHPDAFAIQLGILTTGSLVVPCSPMLRTKDIKYRSRDCSATTIVIHNSLTDMIEPVLDDTPIENVIVLDGSNGEWPTFNEVVKGQSAKYDSSGLTSDDPMSINYTSGTTGNPKPVLHKHRWMYCFNRINGPYWWGINDETNLDEELLWATTGTGWAKWFWSPVGVGLTTGASQLIYDGEFEPEAFLQIMENKGVTKLCAVPTQYRMFANEADLSKFDLDVNDLLSAGEPLNVEPIEQMREHFDIAPRDGYGQTETIALVTNYPGIDIKPGSMGKPTPGVGATLLDLDEEKEIDEPNKIGEIAVPVDSPAIFDGYYEKPHLDEKTLSNDYYRTGDLASFDEDGYYFFEGRADDVIISAGYRIGPFEVEDALVSHEAIAEAAAIESPHDERGAVVKAYTVLNEGYRGSDELTENLQNYVKEETAPYKYPRRIEYVDELPKTSSGKIRRVELRKEERQKFGD comes from the coding sequence ATGAGAGCTAATTATCGACAAGCAGTCGATGGATTTGAGTGGGATATCCCAGAGTCGTGTGCAATACCATCCGTAATTAACTCACATGCGGAGGAATTTGGTGATCGGATTGCTGTTCACTTTTTAGACGAAGATGATAATCAGGATAAGCGGACTTACGCTGATATTAGAGACGGCATGAACAAGTTCGCAAACGGTCTTGAAGAGATGGGGATCAAAGAAGGAGATCGTGTGATGCATTTGTTCCCTCGGCATCCCGATGCTTTCGCAATCCAGCTTGGGATACTCACAACAGGATCACTTGTTGTTCCGTGCTCGCCAATGTTGCGGACCAAAGATATCAAGTACCGGTCCAGAGACTGTAGTGCTACAACTATCGTTATCCATAATTCACTTACGGATATGATTGAGCCGGTCTTAGACGATACTCCGATAGAGAACGTAATTGTGTTGGATGGTTCCAACGGTGAATGGCCGACATTCAACGAAGTTGTTAAAGGTCAATCGGCTAAATACGACAGCTCTGGACTAACATCGGACGACCCAATGTCAATAAATTACACCAGTGGAACAACCGGCAACCCAAAGCCAGTCTTGCACAAGCATAGGTGGATGTACTGCTTTAACCGGATTAACGGCCCGTACTGGTGGGGAATCAACGACGAGACGAATCTTGACGAAGAACTTCTGTGGGCAACTACCGGAACAGGCTGGGCAAAGTGGTTTTGGAGTCCAGTTGGCGTTGGACTCACAACTGGGGCAAGCCAACTCATCTACGATGGAGAATTCGAGCCTGAAGCATTCCTCCAGATCATGGAAAACAAAGGAGTTACCAAACTCTGTGCCGTGCCTACACAGTACCGAATGTTTGCCAATGAGGCAGATCTATCGAAGTTCGATCTTGATGTCAATGATCTGCTCTCGGCGGGTGAGCCTCTGAACGTAGAACCGATTGAGCAGATGCGTGAGCACTTTGATATTGCTCCACGAGACGGGTATGGACAGACAGAAACTATTGCGCTTGTGACAAACTATCCAGGAATTGATATTAAACCTGGTAGTATGGGAAAGCCAACTCCCGGTGTGGGAGCGACGCTACTTGATCTCGACGAGGAGAAGGAGATTGATGAGCCTAATAAGATTGGTGAAATTGCAGTCCCGGTTGATTCTCCAGCGATTTTTGATGGGTACTACGAAAAGCCTCATCTTGACGAAAAGACATTATCAAATGACTACTATCGGACGGGAGATCTCGCCTCGTTTGATGAGGACGGCTATTACTTCTTTGAGGGTCGTGCGGACGATGTTATCATCTCAGCTGGATACCGAATCGGACCGTTTGAAGTAGAGGACGCACTTGTTAGTCACGAGGCTATCGCCGAGGCAGCGGCGATAGAGAGTCCACATGACGAACGTGGCGCCGTTGTGAAAGCCTACACCGTTCTGAATGAGGGTTACAGAGGCAGCGATGAGTTAACTGAAAATCTTCAGAACTATGTTAAAGAAGAAACTGCTCCATACAAGTATCCACGGCGAATCGAGTATGTTGACGAGCTTCCAAAGACTTCAAGCGGAAAGATCCGGCGTGTTGAACTCCGAAAGGAAGAGAGACAAAAGTTCGGGGACTAG
- a CDS encoding universal stress protein encodes MYQVLLGVDTDETRARTQANMVADMPAANEDIEVFVVHVFQENPEGASIGQVGSVRTVTESFDEHDISYELVEASGDPADKILEIASERDVDMICVSGRDRTPTGKVLFGSTTQSVILGTNKPVVTVGPETA; translated from the coding sequence ATGTACCAAGTTTTACTTGGCGTGGACACAGATGAAACCAGAGCACGCACACAAGCAAATATGGTCGCTGATATGCCAGCTGCTAATGAGGATATTGAAGTTTTTGTTGTGCACGTATTTCAAGAGAATCCAGAGGGTGCATCAATTGGCCAGGTAGGCTCTGTTCGGACAGTTACTGAATCATTTGATGAGCATGATATCTCGTATGAACTCGTAGAAGCAAGCGGTGATCCAGCGGATAAAATTCTTGAAATTGCCTCAGAGCGAGATGTGGATATGATTTGTGTTTCTGGGCGGGATCGTACGCCGACCGGCAAAGTATTATTCGGAAGCACAACTCAATCCGTTATTCTTGGAACCAACAAACCAGTCGTTACTGTTGGTCCTGAGACCGCTTGA
- a CDS encoding CaiB/BaiF CoA-transferase family protein: MDLSNIRVLDLTQFFPGPYATQILRDYQAEVIKVERPQGGDPARQLAENADDELSELFYAVNRGKKSIQLDLTAQAGRQAFYKLTETADVVIEQFRPGVVDRLGVDYETLTEYNSEIIYCSLTGYGQTGPYQNRPGHDLTYLASSGLLSMNRPNSEEKPTMPAIPIADAAGSAHATISILTALLSRELSDNNGTYLDISMTDALISFSQMIAQPVLTGSKVCPGETTLTGKYPCYDVYETAHNRYIAIAALEKKFWAELCETLDRPELIEHHRSSNAEIRDMVRNEIADEIKSDTLSMWEDQFSKTDVPFAPVTMMSEVLEKEYLHDRGLIRNVDGTPPRVGVPMPNLPSSLEGETIPDLGEHTEEILKQAGVDDTIQRKILPE; encoded by the coding sequence ATGGATCTTAGCAATATTCGTGTTCTCGACTTAACGCAGTTTTTTCCTGGACCATACGCAACACAGATCCTACGGGATTACCAAGCGGAGGTTATTAAAGTAGAACGACCGCAAGGAGGAGACCCGGCTAGACAGCTAGCTGAAAATGCAGACGACGAGCTGAGTGAGCTATTTTATGCTGTGAACCGGGGAAAGAAGAGCATTCAACTTGACTTAACAGCACAAGCTGGACGACAAGCATTTTATAAATTGACTGAAACAGCAGATGTCGTAATTGAGCAGTTTCGGCCAGGCGTGGTTGACCGACTTGGTGTTGACTATGAAACATTAACGGAGTATAACTCTGAGATTATTTACTGCTCGTTAACTGGATATGGGCAGACAGGCCCCTACCAAAATCGACCTGGACATGATCTTACCTATCTCGCGAGTTCTGGCCTCCTAAGTATGAACCGACCAAATTCAGAGGAAAAACCCACAATGCCGGCAATCCCAATTGCAGATGCCGCCGGAAGCGCACATGCAACTATCAGTATTCTTACCGCTCTGCTGTCAAGAGAGCTGTCAGACAACAACGGAACATATCTTGACATATCAATGACGGATGCCCTTATTTCTTTTTCGCAAATGATTGCTCAACCAGTACTTACAGGATCAAAGGTCTGTCCTGGAGAAACAACTCTGACTGGGAAATACCCGTGCTATGATGTCTATGAGACTGCTCATAATCGATACATCGCAATTGCCGCACTTGAAAAGAAGTTCTGGGCAGAATTATGTGAAACACTTGATCGGCCCGAATTAATCGAACATCATCGATCGTCTAATGCAGAAATCAGAGACATGGTCAGAAATGAAATTGCCGATGAGATAAAGTCAGATACACTATCGATGTGGGAAGACCAATTTAGTAAAACAGACGTCCCATTTGCACCGGTCACCATGATGAGCGAAGTACTGGAAAAAGAGTATTTGCATGATCGAGGATTGATCCGGAATGTCGATGGTACACCTCCGCGGGTTGGGGTTCCTATGCCAAACCTGCCATCCTCTTTGGAAGGCGAAACGATTCCAGATTTAGGCGAGCATACTGAGGAGATATTGAAGCAAGCAGGTGTTGATGATACTATTCAAAGGAAAATCCTTCCTGAGTGA
- a CDS encoding phenylacetate--CoA ligase family protein, whose protein sequence is MYDSETLADIQQQLSRAASHELYKQKFSDADVNPSNVTDWEDFTDVPFTEPEELKKDFDDNPPQGSLYTDSAMITFSPLGDDLAPVYDTTEDLVYEEEVHAGLFKKAGITADDRVVNTFGYHLFGTGYILQRGLEHLGAEVIPVGPGDSEQAADIISTYDADVLLGNPSFALKIAEQGADVDLFVGAGEPFTSVPGYRQKVKKALNCNTAIDYFGTRQFLPIAAETTDEDGLYVADEYVIVELVDPDTGQPLELGQRGELVVTHRRKEGLPLVRYRTGDLAELERRGDDLVLPSGVIGRTDNRLKVKGVKIYPETIPAVLAGFDDLSGEYRVTVTQPDTTDYLSITCEGTANTEEVTNALAERLLITPDEVSLVDDLDETGVFDKRYE, encoded by the coding sequence ATGTACGATAGTGAGACACTCGCAGACATTCAGCAGCAACTATCCCGCGCAGCATCACACGAACTGTATAAGCAGAAGTTTTCTGATGCTGACGTGAATCCAAGCAATGTAACGGACTGGGAAGATTTCACTGATGTACCATTCACTGAGCCAGAAGAACTGAAAAAAGACTTTGACGATAACCCTCCTCAAGGTTCGCTATATACCGACAGTGCAATGATTACATTTTCACCACTTGGCGATGATTTAGCTCCAGTCTACGATACGACGGAAGATCTTGTATATGAAGAGGAAGTACATGCAGGGCTTTTCAAGAAAGCTGGGATTACGGCTGATGATCGGGTTGTCAATACCTTTGGATACCACCTATTTGGTACAGGGTATATCCTCCAACGGGGTCTTGAACATCTCGGAGCTGAGGTAATACCCGTTGGTCCTGGTGACTCGGAGCAGGCGGCTGATATCATTTCAACATATGATGCTGACGTTCTGCTCGGAAACCCGAGTTTTGCGCTCAAGATCGCTGAACAAGGGGCAGATGTTGATCTATTCGTTGGAGCGGGAGAGCCTTTTACATCCGTTCCAGGATACAGGCAGAAAGTCAAAAAAGCGCTGAACTGTAACACAGCGATTGATTACTTTGGCACCCGACAATTTCTACCGATCGCAGCGGAAACGACCGACGAAGACGGGCTGTACGTAGCTGATGAATATGTCATCGTTGAGCTTGTTGATCCAGATACAGGTCAGCCTCTCGAATTAGGACAACGCGGTGAATTGGTAGTAACTCATCGGCGCAAAGAAGGACTGCCACTGGTCCGATACCGAACCGGTGATCTTGCAGAACTAGAACGTCGTGGAGACGACCTTGTCCTACCGAGCGGTGTAATTGGACGAACAGATAATCGGCTCAAGGTCAAAGGTGTTAAGATATATCCAGAGACGATTCCAGCAGTCTTAGCCGGGTTTGATGACCTGTCTGGCGAGTATAGAGTAACAGTTACCCAGCCAGATACAACAGATTACCTCTCAATTACGTGTGAGGGAACTGCAAATACCGAAGAGGTAACTAATGCACTTGCAGAGCGACTGTTGATTACACCAGATGAGGTTTCACTCGTTGACGACCTTGATGAGACAGGCGTATTTGATAAGCGATACGAGTGA
- a CDS encoding branched-chain amino acid ABC transporter permease — MPCGEYFTSYESRMGLIRWRIEWAAFILALPIPFLLPFVLGGGMVSTLTQIYIFIIAVLGLNVILGYAGEIVLAQGAFMAIGAYTAVRVVNDLGAGLIPAMLLGGIFTAMIAVIFGLPSWKVKGFYIAISTLALQFIAEWFFAESALSWIHGGVEQSMPREVGLVGDYLTIGSLTEQYFLAFFVMALFALISLNLSRSSTGRVFRAVHENDLSSAVLGINVFKTKLTAYAIGGFMIGVAGAIYAFYFGFVSPDLYTITLTLEHYVMLLLGGLGRVWGVITGVSVVTLVEDEIDSFLQTFYPEATALEPLFFGVVIIIVLALEPKGLIAALGQIKEYLRKWPYAY, encoded by the coding sequence ATGCCATGTGGTGAATACTTTACGTCATATGAATCCCGAATGGGACTCATCCGTTGGCGAATTGAATGGGCAGCGTTTATACTTGCGCTTCCAATTCCATTTCTTCTACCATTTGTTTTGGGTGGAGGAATGGTATCAACATTAACACAGATATACATATTCATCATTGCTGTGCTCGGATTGAATGTGATTCTTGGATATGCAGGCGAGATTGTTCTTGCACAGGGAGCGTTCATGGCAATTGGGGCATATACTGCTGTTCGAGTGGTCAATGATCTCGGAGCAGGATTAATCCCAGCAATGTTATTAGGAGGAATCTTTACGGCGATGATTGCAGTCATCTTCGGCCTTCCATCTTGGAAGGTCAAAGGATTCTATATTGCGATCTCCACACTTGCATTGCAGTTTATTGCTGAGTGGTTTTTTGCAGAGAGTGCCTTATCGTGGATCCATGGGGGCGTAGAACAGTCGATGCCACGAGAAGTCGGACTTGTTGGCGACTACTTGACAATTGGATCCCTCACTGAACAGTACTTTCTTGCCTTTTTTGTGATGGCTCTGTTTGCTTTGATCTCGCTGAATCTTAGTAGATCCAGTACTGGACGAGTCTTCCGAGCTGTGCATGAAAATGATCTCTCATCTGCTGTCCTTGGGATCAATGTCTTCAAGACAAAATTGACTGCCTACGCTATTGGTGGTTTTATGATTGGTGTTGCAGGAGCGATATACGCATTTTATTTTGGGTTTGTCAGCCCTGATCTTTACACCATTACGCTGACGCTGGAGCATTATGTTATGTTGCTCCTTGGAGGACTCGGCCGCGTTTGGGGAGTTATTACGGGGGTTAGCGTCGTGACATTAGTTGAAGATGAAATCGATTCATTCTTACAGACTTTCTATCCAGAAGCAACAGCCCTTGAGCCACTCTTCTTTGGCGTCGTGATTATTATCGTCTTAGCACTGGAGCCAAAGGGGTTAATTGCTGCATTAGGACAAATTAAAGAATATTTACGAAAGTGGCCATACGCATATTAG
- a CDS encoding enoyl-CoA hydratase/isomerase family protein, with the protein MSETNVRVEWHNNIASVIVDRVDSLNALNVSTLREMEKKIDQTADEKADVLLLRGAGDEAFIAGADIGYMQDLSTSEAEEWGDLGHNVAKKLENYPMPTIAAIDGYAFGGGTELSLACDIRIASDDAMLGQTEIEIGIIPGWGGTQRLPRIVGDEMARRMIYLGERIDAETAKQRGLVSEVIPNAEFESRLFGLAEELANKPSFALQTAKQSINQAHEASLEAGLAHEKRAFASLFDTHDQKEGMTAFLEDRNPEFE; encoded by the coding sequence ATGTCTGAGACAAATGTCCGAGTAGAATGGCACAACAATATTGCATCAGTAATTGTTGATCGTGTTGATTCGCTCAATGCACTCAATGTTTCTACACTACGTGAGATGGAGAAGAAAATTGACCAGACAGCTGACGAAAAGGCAGATGTGCTGTTACTCCGGGGGGCTGGTGATGAAGCGTTCATTGCTGGTGCAGATATTGGCTATATGCAGGATCTTTCAACAAGTGAGGCAGAAGAATGGGGCGATCTAGGACACAATGTTGCAAAGAAACTTGAGAACTATCCGATGCCAACAATTGCTGCTATTGATGGGTATGCATTTGGAGGAGGAACAGAGCTATCGCTTGCGTGTGACATACGTATTGCGAGTGATGATGCAATGCTAGGACAAACTGAGATCGAGATTGGAATAATTCCAGGCTGGGGAGGGACACAGCGTCTACCAAGAATTGTTGGAGATGAGATGGCCCGACGAATGATATACCTCGGTGAACGCATTGATGCTGAGACAGCAAAACAGCGAGGGTTAGTAAGTGAAGTAATTCCAAACGCTGAATTCGAATCTCGATTATTTGGTCTCGCAGAAGAGCTAGCCAATAAGCCATCTTTTGCATTGCAGACTGCAAAACAATCAATCAACCAGGCACATGAGGCCTCTCTAGAAGCAGGACTTGCACATGAAAAACGTGCATTTGCCAGTCTATTTGACACGCATGACCAAAAAGAAGGCATGACAGCATTCCTCGAAGATCGTAATCCTGAGTTTGAGTAA
- a CDS encoding branched-chain amino acid ABC transporter permease, with product MVDPANILEQFAIGLGRGSLYALVAIGFALIYKVTGVLNFAQGWFSALGAYVVVFLSTPVLISLEIPAIASVAIAVVIGLLLGIILERGIFRYFIGEPVLSVIIVTLALGSIIEGLLRYLVGPGFYSYPDALQPDWSVPLPLGVELSAPFALGVVFAVLSVVLLMLFFKYTVIGSILQAASSDQQAAMVLGVSIERTIVIAWAISLGITAVGGVLLSMSAGGAAIGPLEAVGILIFAAVVFGGIDSILGAFIGAITVGVVESFGTFYLDGIVGGGFGQVLPMILLLIVIIVMPYGLFGTERIERL from the coding sequence ATGGTTGATCCAGCAAATATACTCGAACAATTCGCAATCGGCCTTGGACGAGGGTCACTTTATGCTCTCGTCGCAATTGGATTTGCACTGATCTACAAAGTAACGGGCGTGTTGAACTTCGCACAAGGCTGGTTCTCAGCACTTGGAGCATACGTTGTTGTTTTCCTGTCGACACCTGTGCTGATATCACTTGAAATACCGGCTATCGCGTCCGTTGCGATAGCCGTTGTTATAGGGCTATTGCTTGGAATAATACTTGAACGAGGGATTTTCAGATACTTCATTGGGGAGCCCGTGCTGTCAGTCATTATTGTTACGCTTGCATTAGGCTCGATTATTGAGGGCTTACTCCGGTATCTCGTAGGACCAGGTTTCTACTCATATCCCGACGCTCTTCAGCCAGACTGGAGTGTGCCACTTCCACTAGGCGTTGAGCTGAGTGCCCCATTTGCACTTGGGGTAGTATTTGCTGTTCTTTCTGTCGTGTTATTGATGTTGTTTTTCAAATATACTGTAATTGGGTCAATCTTGCAGGCTGCTTCAAGTGACCAGCAAGCAGCGATGGTACTCGGTGTGTCTATTGAGCGGACGATCGTCATTGCTTGGGCAATCTCGCTGGGAATTACCGCAGTTGGCGGTGTTCTCCTCTCGATGTCTGCCGGTGGAGCAGCAATTGGACCTCTTGAGGCCGTGGGAATCCTTATTTTTGCCGCAGTAGTTTTCGGTGGTATCGACAGTATTCTAGGAGCCTTTATTGGTGCAATCACTGTTGGGGTTGTCGAATCATTTGGAACATTTTATCTCGATGGCATTGTTGGCGGTGGCTTTGGTCAAGTGCTGCCAATGATTTTGTTGCTCATCGTGATTATCGTCATGCCGTACGGACTATTTGGAACAGAACGAATCGAACGATTATAA
- a CDS encoding AMP-binding protein — protein sequence MSGQQETSEASSRTEGPTIERIVSAPEGDIDIVDDKALPEVLLDHVQENRSDIALRWKQYGVWNEFTWEEYYERVKHFSLGLETLGFGEDDVLFTIGYNRPHQLWSWMGAQVLGGVAAPNYEDMLPDAIGNQLELLSPKVAYAEDQEMVDKLLEVADRAPSLEAIIYRDEKGMFRYDNTSPKVISYDEIERRGQERLSSGEISDSTFEERLRSVNPESPAIMPPTSGTTGMPKRVKLSHVNFVNLAHAAIEIDPLPKESDYFSYLPMAWVGEQMILMAAAFVGGWTVNFPEQPETESEDLREIGPEIIFSSPNTYEGWVADIKAKIENTTRLKRWAYKQAMSIGEKYAEYVSGEKRDSDPPLTLRLKHRIAHWLVYRPLLDKIGLKRAKNVYSGGGPLGEEHFQYYHALGVPLKQIWGQSEVCGFVTMHRNDDIQVDTVGEVFPNVEVGITPEGELVVRGPVVTSGYFNQPEKTEEALDGEWLHTDDFGEITEDGHIKVLDRMDDVMELNDGSAIAPISVETKLKFNPYVKEALIVGDGRDSLAAVLNIRYDNVSEWADQRDIQYSGYKELTQKPQVLELLRQEVQDVNEKLGEHPIERFVVLFKEFDADDGELTRTGKIRREVVTNKYQSMIDGIYANNDFVEMEVTITYQDGRESVESGKMQVVDIDKKVETKRGENNG from the coding sequence ATGAGTGGCCAGCAAGAAACCTCAGAAGCAAGCTCACGAACCGAAGGACCAACGATTGAGCGTATCGTTTCTGCTCCTGAGGGAGATATTGACATAGTTGATGATAAGGCGCTGCCTGAGGTTTTACTTGATCACGTTCAAGAGAATCGGTCAGATATCGCTCTCCGGTGGAAACAGTACGGTGTTTGGAATGAGTTTACGTGGGAAGAATACTATGAGCGTGTCAAGCACTTTTCACTTGGGTTAGAAACGCTTGGTTTTGGTGAAGATGATGTATTGTTTACAATCGGCTATAACCGTCCACATCAGCTCTGGTCTTGGATGGGTGCGCAAGTCCTTGGGGGCGTTGCAGCACCGAACTATGAGGATATGCTACCAGATGCAATTGGAAATCAACTGGAATTACTCTCTCCAAAGGTAGCATATGCAGAAGACCAAGAAATGGTTGATAAGCTCCTTGAAGTGGCAGACCGGGCTCCGTCGCTTGAAGCAATTATTTATCGCGATGAGAAAGGAATGTTCCGGTACGATAATACGTCTCCAAAGGTCATAAGCTACGACGAAATTGAGCGACGGGGGCAGGAACGACTGAGCAGCGGCGAGATAAGTGACTCAACATTTGAGGAGCGGTTGCGAAGCGTGAACCCAGAGTCACCAGCGATTATGCCACCAACATCTGGAACAACGGGTATGCCAAAGCGAGTTAAGCTATCACATGTAAACTTCGTCAATCTAGCACACGCCGCAATTGAAATTGATCCGTTACCAAAGGAATCTGATTACTTCTCGTACCTGCCAATGGCTTGGGTCGGTGAACAGATGATTCTCATGGCAGCTGCCTTTGTTGGTGGTTGGACTGTCAATTTCCCCGAGCAACCAGAAACAGAGAGCGAAGACCTCCGTGAGATTGGTCCTGAGATAATCTTTTCATCACCAAACACATACGAGGGTTGGGTTGCGGATATCAAGGCTAAAATTGAGAACACAACCCGATTAAAACGATGGGCCTACAAGCAAGCTATGAGTATTGGAGAAAAATACGCCGAATACGTTAGTGGTGAAAAACGGGACTCAGATCCACCGCTAACTCTTCGACTCAAACATCGGATTGCACACTGGCTTGTGTACAGACCACTGCTTGATAAAATTGGGTTAAAGAGAGCAAAGAACGTGTACAGTGGCGGTGGGCCACTTGGTGAAGAGCATTTCCAATATTATCATGCCCTTGGTGTTCCACTCAAGCAGATCTGGGGACAGTCAGAAGTCTGTGGGTTCGTAACGATGCACCGCAATGACGACATTCAAGTTGACACCGTCGGAGAAGTGTTCCCAAATGTAGAGGTTGGGATTACCCCTGAGGGGGAACTGGTTGTTCGTGGTCCTGTCGTTACATCTGGATATTTCAATCAGCCGGAAAAAACTGAGGAAGCGCTCGATGGAGAATGGTTGCATACTGACGATTTCGGAGAGATCACCGAAGACGGACACATCAAAGTGCTTGACCGGATGGATGATGTAATGGAGCTAAACGATGGAAGTGCAATTGCTCCGATTAGTGTCGAAACTAAACTGAAATTTAATCCATATGTAAAGGAAGCGCTGATTGTTGGGGATGGTCGGGATTCGCTAGCCGCAGTCTTGAACATCAGATACGATAACGTTTCTGAGTGGGCAGACCAGCGTGACATCCAGTACTCTGGTTACAAAGAACTTACTCAGAAACCACAAGTCCTTGAACTCCTCCGACAGGAAGTACAGGATGTAAACGAGAAACTTGGAGAACATCCAATCGAGAGATTTGTTGTTTTGTTCAAAGAATTTGATGCAGATGACGGCGAACTTACACGAACTGGTAAGATCCGGCGTGAAGTTGTAACAAACAAATACCAGTCTATGATCGATGGCATCTACGCAAATAACGACTTTGTTGAGATGGAGGTCACTATTACATATCAAGATGGTCGTGAATCGGTTGAGAGCGGGAAAATGCAGGTCGTAGATATTGACAAAAAAGTAGAAACGAAGAGAGGTGAAAACAATGGTTGA
- a CDS encoding amidohydrolase family protein: protein MTESSNPPHCPAIDAHTHLFPKPLSAAIQRTLSRQMDWSFAHPLDRENIEEIYKQAGVEHYVALPYIHEPEGARELNQWLCDQARQSDMMIPFATVHPSDDNPEKIVREAFQSGAKGLKFHCPVQQCYPADTRIEPALEVATSFNRPVTYHGGTAPMFKDSKYVGIKPFKELIRSFPDLRVCCAHMGTYQHEEFIQLARERDNVYLDTTFAMSAQAKQTMGFDPRTISNETFIELSGSIMYGSDFPNIPYDYREERADLLDRELPDEVFRDIFYHTSQDYLCLENNG from the coding sequence ATGACTGAAAGCAGTAATCCACCACATTGTCCAGCAATCGACGCACATACCCATCTATTTCCTAAACCGCTAAGTGCGGCAATACAGCGAACGTTAAGTCGGCAGATGGACTGGTCGTTTGCTCATCCGCTAGATAGAGAAAATATCGAAGAGATATACAAGCAGGCTGGAGTCGAGCACTATGTTGCACTGCCATATATACACGAACCAGAAGGCGCAAGGGAACTCAACCAGTGGCTCTGCGATCAGGCCAGACAGTCAGACATGATGATCCCATTCGCAACTGTTCATCCAAGTGATGATAATCCAGAAAAAATAGTCCGGGAGGCTTTTCAAAGTGGGGCAAAAGGGTTAAAATTCCATTGCCCGGTCCAACAATGTTACCCAGCAGACACTAGGATTGAACCAGCGTTAGAAGTTGCAACGTCATTTAATCGTCCAGTTACATATCATGGGGGTACTGCTCCAATGTTCAAGGATAGTAAATATGTAGGTATTAAACCATTCAAAGAGTTAATTAGATCATTTCCTGACCTACGGGTTTGCTGTGCACACATGGGAACGTATCAACATGAAGAATTTATCCAGTTAGCTCGCGAACGAGACAATGTATATTTAGATACAACATTTGCGATGTCTGCGCAGGCCAAGCAGACAATGGGATTTGACCCCCGAACAATTTCAAATGAAACCTTCATAGAGCTTTCTGGCTCAATAATGTATGGTTCTGACTTTCCAAATATACCGTACGATTATAGAGAAGAACGTGCTGATTTACTTGATCGAGAATTACCTGATGAAGTATTTCGTGATATATTTTACCATACTTCACAGGATTATCTTTGTCTAGAAAATAACGGCTGA